aataacaagcgtaattttaaagctagagagaattttggtatatacaataataactatagtatttatgatttctgaaaatttagttgcgatcagataaaaattgtcaaagttattaaagaaatacttttgtatggcaaaaacgcctacttactaggggtcttagttgctttggctgacaatctggtatattgtgccgtctatggtatattttgaatacggtactatgtcgatataccaaatataccattcggtatatttttagtattttttgcagtatatttggtatattttgagaaaataccgcaaaatatatttcttttattcaaaatgggaagcgggtatctcacagtcgagtacactcgactgtagctttcttacttgttaatttctaaaaatatgttatgATATAGGTTTATATGATGGCGATAAAAATCAGATTTCACAGATGATTTTGCTATTCCGTAAGTTCAAAAAGGTTCAATAATTGCCGATTTTCAAGCAAGCATTCATTCATTGgatacacaaatatttgataCACAAGCAAACCCAAAGGAACAAGGAGGCATGTCCGCtgttataaagtatatataccTGATTAGTGTCAACACCATATCCATATCCAACTGTCTAACAATTGGATCTCAGATTATTAGAGATAGGGCTGAAATAGAGCTTAAGATTTCATAGTAGTAAAACAGATTAAATTTTCTAACCAATTCAagatatttattgaaataattaaaattttgtaaaagaataaataatattcgaTTTAAAGATAATTAAGAAAAACGTCCCTTAGACCAACGGATAGACGCCATGGTCCGAAATCTTCCATTGATTATTCTTATTGCGCGCTATGCGAATGTATCCATTTTCACCCCAGGACTCTGACCAGGAGTTCTTTACCAGCCAGTAGTCGCCGCCAATGTCATCACGACCATagccaacgacgacaacgccATGGTTTACATCGTCCTGGCACGAAGGTTCATCGAAGACACCTCCTTGATAGTTCTGAAATTGTGAAGCATCAACGGCCACTGAAATGGGACCCTTCTCTGCAATGGCTGCTGCCAGCGCAGACTCATCCCCACTGGCCACACCGACAGTGCCAGTGACCTTTGCGCCAATGTTCTCTGCATTGAAACGACATTCGCCATCCCTCTCTTCATAGGGATATGAGTCCTCAGTGTCAACACCACCATTGTCCTTGATAAAGTTTAATGCAGTTTCTGGCCAGCCGCCATCACATCCGCCATTCTCCTTGGAGCAATCGATTAGATTCTGTTCGGATAGCGAGATAAGCTGTCGGTTCTTGATAAAGTTTTGGCCCTCTAGTGTGCCAATGGCAGAAAAAGCCCAGCAAGATCCACATCCGCCTTGATCCTTAACTCTTGTAACTGCTCCCTTCTCACGCCAATCTATGCTTCCGGGTATTTGAACACTTGGTGATGGAGTGTATATTTGAGTGATACCAATTGTCAAGTCATTGGCATTGATGCTTGACAGCACTGTCTCCTGGAATTCCTTGGAGTTCAAGTCAGAGAATTGATTGATGCCCATCTCGTAGGATACTTCCCCAGCAGCATATCGCTTGTTGTGACTATCGATCAGTTTCTTATTTTCTACGAAGTTCTGCAGGTGCTTCAACTCCTCACTAGCATCCTTGTAGGTTTTGTGGTGCTTCAATTTGAATGCGTTAAACTCAGCCTTTagaatgttatttttaaataaatcttttctGCACTTCGCGTTATATGATCTTTTGTTTAAATGATGACATAGATGACTTACGTGTCGCAATCATAAATCTTGTTTTTTATAGCACCAAATAGGTCAgtgattaataaattattacaaggcaaattaaacacaaaatttcaaaGCTATGTCTTAAAGCACATAtagtaaaaaattatattttattgatttcgaCAAACTTGATATATGATTACTTCACTGatcataattatatatttgtttacttCCCAAATGGATTTGTGTATTTCCATGTCTGAAGTAAAAAAGTCTAGCCAGTACTCTACTAGAATGTGCTGATGctgatattataatatttattagaactataaaaatgaaggtttgaatgcttttgctttattattacCATTTATATGCATAAGCGTaatacaattcaaaatatttaaggaAGAAATTTGACGTTAGTTATATGTTTAATATACAGAGtataaaacaattcaaaacacataaatattagTTACATTCGTCTTAATTACTGATttgcaaagaaaataatacgAAAGTGCCTTTTACACTAACGGATAAACTGGATATAGTGCTATACCGCATTGATTGTTGCGATTGCGAGCCATGCGAATGTATCCTTTTTCTCCCCAATTCTCACCCCAAGAGTTCCTCACCAGCCAATAATCTCCTTCATCTGGATCGGTGCCGTAGCCAATGACAACTACACCATGGTTCAGTTGTTGAGTGCACAACGGTTCATTGAAGACGCCACCCTCATAAAGATGAAAAAGGGAAGCGTCGACGCCTACTGAGATGGGTCCCTTATTGGCAACGGCGGATGCCAATGCTTCTTCATTTCCACTTTCAACTTTTACAACAGCCGAAACTTCTGCTCCAATGTTGTTCCTTTTGAAATGGCAATAGTCGTTTCTCCCTTCATACGGATAAGAGCTTTCAGTATCAATTCCACCGTTATCCTTAACATAATTCAATGCGCTAATTGGCAATCCCCCTGAGcagccgttgttgttgtagggATAGCCTCTTGAGCAGTCAACCAAATTTTGCTCGGACAGGGATACACTCTTTCCTTTCTGTATAAAGTAATGGCTTTCCAGTGAGCCTATAGCAGAGAAAGCCCAACAAGAGCCACAACGGCCTTGATCTTTAATTGGGTTTACAGCGCCCGAAGTACGCCAATCAATGCTTCTTGGGAGGCTATCCTTGGCAGAAGGATTATAAATATAGTCGAAGCCTTCTTGTGAATGATTTGTATTAAGACTTGTGAGCATAAGCCTTTT
This is a stretch of genomic DNA from Drosophila albomicans strain 15112-1751.03 chromosome 3, ASM965048v2, whole genome shotgun sequence. It encodes these proteins:
- the LOC117567981 gene encoding procathepsin L-like codes for the protein MKAAICILLFVLVGYIQARITYDDVLDAEFELFKVEHKKSYDNEYEEQLRLQIFKDNKNLIDRHNKRYAAGEKTYKMGVNKFTDLTSKEFKRLMLTSLNTNHSQEGFDYIYNPSAKDSLPRSIDWRTSGAVNPIKDQGRCGSCWAFSAIGSLESHYFIQKGKSVSLSEQNLVDCSRGYPYNNNGCSGGLPISALNYVKDNGGIDTESSYPYEGRNDYCHFKRNNIGAEVSAVVKVESGNEEALASAVANKGPISVGVDASLFHLYEGGVFNEPLCTQQLNHGVVVIGYGTDPDEGDYWLVRNSWGENWGEKGYIRMARNRNNQCGIALYPVYPLV
- the LOC117568002 gene encoding cathepsin L-like, which encodes MGINQFSDLNSKEFQETVLSSINANDLTIGITQIYTPSPSVQIPGSIDWREKGAVTRVKDQGGCGSCWAFSAIGTLEGQNFIKNRQLISLSEQNLIDCSKENGGCDGGWPETALNFIKDNGGVDTEDSYPYEERDGECRFNAENIGAKVTGTVGVASGDESALAAAIAEKGPISVAVDASQFQNYQGGVFDEPSCQDDVNHGVVVVGYGRDDIGGDYWLVKNSWSESWGENGYIRIARNKNNQWKISDHGVYPLV